Proteins from a genomic interval of Diaminobutyricimonas aerilata:
- a CDS encoding Cgl0159 family (beta/alpha)8-fold protein, whose amino-acid sequence MSDVDDLRRIRAEEPERIAEALRARRRRPLLTGDGRLFIVAADHPARGALGVGRRPAAMADRVDLLERLAVALERPGVDGVLGTPDIIDDLALLGVLSDKIVVGSMNRGGLQGASFEMDDRFTAYDVPAMTRDGIDAAKLLLRINLDDSGTATTLESAAAAVSRAADAGLPIILEPFMSRWEDGRICNDLTTEAVVKSIAIAAGLGNSSAYTWLKVPVVPGMERVAEASTMPTLLLGGDPVSGQDETFASWEQALALPGVRGLVVGRTLLYPEDDDVVGAVDTAAALVHAGAVVPHPRRS is encoded by the coding sequence ATGTCTGACGTCGACGACCTGCGGAGGATCCGCGCGGAGGAGCCGGAACGCATCGCCGAGGCGCTGCGCGCCCGCCGGCGGCGCCCGCTGCTGACCGGCGACGGGCGGCTCTTCATCGTGGCGGCCGACCATCCCGCGCGCGGGGCTCTCGGAGTCGGGCGGCGCCCCGCCGCCATGGCGGACCGGGTCGACCTGCTCGAGCGGCTCGCGGTCGCGCTCGAGCGACCGGGCGTCGACGGCGTGCTCGGCACGCCCGACATCATCGACGACCTCGCGCTGCTCGGGGTGCTCTCCGACAAGATCGTCGTGGGCTCGATGAACCGCGGCGGACTGCAGGGCGCCTCCTTCGAGATGGACGACCGCTTCACCGCCTACGACGTGCCGGCGATGACCCGGGACGGCATCGACGCCGCGAAGCTCCTGCTGCGCATCAACCTCGACGACTCCGGCACCGCGACCACGCTCGAGTCGGCTGCGGCCGCGGTGAGCCGGGCCGCCGACGCGGGGTTGCCGATCATCCTCGAACCGTTCATGAGCCGGTGGGAGGACGGACGCATCTGCAACGACCTGACGACCGAGGCGGTCGTCAAGTCCATCGCGATCGCCGCGGGACTCGGCAACTCGTCGGCGTACACCTGGCTGAAGGTGCCGGTCGTGCCCGGCATGGAACGCGTGGCCGAGGCCTCGACCATGCCGACGCTCCTGCTCGGCGGCGACCCCGTATCCGGCCAGGATGAGACCTTCGCGTCGTGGGAGCAGGCCCTCGCGCTTCCCGGCGTGCGCGGACTCGTCGTCGGTCGCACCCTGCTCTACCCCGAAGACGACGACGTCGTCGGAGCCGTCGACACCGCCGCCGCACTGGTGCATGCCGGTGCGGTCGTGCCGCATCCTCGAAGAAGTTGA
- a CDS encoding HAD-IIA family hydrolase produces MALFRRRNGSTPLDGVDVVLADLDGVVYKGPNAIPHAVDSLNRVARDRRVGYITNNASRTDASVAEHLTELGLRVAPDEVVTSPQAAMRLLQQLVEPGSLVLVVGGDGLTHELDRAGFRVTRSADDRPDAVVQGFAPEVGWTQLAEAAFALQKREPEIPWVATNTDWTIPVARGTAPGNGTLVSAVHTAVGRLPTVAGKPEVAIFEEARARFGAEHPLFIGDRLDTDILGANRAGIDSVLVLTGIDQAKQVLAANADSRPTYLLEDLRQLHEPYPTVEHQETPDGAVTTVGKAVVRRTANVLEVERGTGIDLLRAGSAAIWRSGLAIYGLVVPPELYS; encoded by the coding sequence GTGGCCCTGTTCAGGCGTAGGAACGGGTCGACCCCGCTCGACGGCGTCGACGTGGTGCTCGCCGACCTCGACGGCGTCGTCTACAAGGGACCGAACGCGATCCCGCACGCGGTCGACAGCCTCAACCGGGTCGCCCGCGACCGCCGCGTCGGGTACATCACCAACAACGCCTCGCGCACCGACGCCTCCGTGGCCGAGCACCTCACCGAGCTCGGCCTGCGCGTCGCGCCCGACGAGGTCGTCACCTCGCCGCAGGCGGCCATGCGTCTGCTCCAGCAGCTCGTCGAGCCCGGGTCCCTCGTGCTCGTCGTGGGCGGCGACGGCCTGACGCACGAGCTCGACCGCGCCGGATTCCGGGTGACCCGATCCGCCGACGACCGACCCGATGCCGTCGTGCAGGGTTTCGCCCCCGAGGTCGGATGGACGCAGCTCGCCGAAGCGGCGTTCGCGCTGCAGAAGCGCGAACCCGAGATCCCCTGGGTCGCGACCAACACCGACTGGACGATCCCCGTCGCCCGCGGCACCGCGCCCGGCAACGGCACCCTCGTGTCCGCCGTGCATACGGCGGTCGGTCGACTGCCCACCGTCGCCGGTAAGCCGGAGGTCGCCATCTTCGAGGAGGCCCGCGCTCGGTTCGGCGCCGAGCATCCGCTGTTCATCGGCGACCGGCTCGACACCGACATCCTCGGCGCGAACCGGGCCGGCATCGACTCGGTGCTCGTGCTGACCGGGATCGACCAGGCGAAGCAGGTGCTCGCCGCCAACGCCGATTCGCGTCCCACGTACCTGCTCGAGGACCTGCGCCAACTGCACGAGCCGTATCCCACGGTCGAGCATCAGGAGACCCCGGATGGGGCGGTCACCACGGTCGGAAAGGCCGTCGTGCGCCGCACCGCCAACGTGCTCGAGGTCGAACGCGGTACCGGGATCGACCTGTTGCGCGCCGGGTCCGCGGCGATCTGGCGTTCCGGACTCGCGATCTACGGGCTCGTCGTGCCGCCGGAGCTATATTCGTGA
- a CDS encoding TlyA family RNA methyltransferase — MAPDDASLVRLDALLAELGSARSRTHAARLIADGLVSVDGRPALKPSLRVARSAAVEVAASDHYVSRAAHKLIAALDGFGVDPRGSRALDVGASTGGFTQVLLERGARHVVALDVGHGQLHPSIAGDDRVLVLEGVNARHLTAEQLRGFAGEDAEVDLVVGDLSFISLTQVLPALAATVGTDAEYVMLIKPQFEVGRGNVREGIVRDRDLRLDAVRDVVWAAFDLGLPTAGLMSSPLPGGAGNHEYLVRLSATHGIDPTEWESQIAALD; from the coding sequence ATGGCCCCGGATGACGCGTCGCTCGTGCGACTCGACGCCCTGCTCGCGGAACTCGGATCGGCGCGGAGCCGCACCCACGCCGCCCGCCTCATCGCCGACGGCCTCGTCTCGGTCGACGGGCGGCCCGCCCTCAAGCCCTCCCTGCGGGTCGCGCGATCCGCCGCCGTCGAGGTCGCCGCATCCGACCACTACGTCAGCCGCGCCGCGCACAAGCTCATCGCCGCACTCGACGGCTTCGGGGTCGACCCTCGCGGGAGCCGTGCTCTCGACGTCGGCGCCTCGACCGGCGGGTTCACGCAAGTGCTGCTCGAACGCGGTGCCCGGCACGTCGTCGCCCTCGACGTCGGTCACGGCCAGCTCCATCCGAGCATCGCGGGCGACGACCGGGTGCTCGTACTCGAAGGGGTGAACGCACGCCACCTCACCGCCGAGCAGTTGCGCGGATTCGCGGGGGAGGACGCAGAGGTCGACCTCGTCGTCGGCGACCTCTCCTTCATCTCGCTCACCCAGGTGCTCCCCGCGCTCGCGGCGACGGTCGGCACCGACGCGGAGTACGTCATGTTGATCAAGCCGCAGTTCGAGGTCGGCCGCGGCAACGTGCGCGAGGGGATCGTGCGCGACCGCGATCTGCGACTGGATGCGGTGCGCGACGTCGTCTGGGCCGCCTTCGATCTGGGGCTGCCCACCGCGGGCCTCATGTCCTCCCCACTCCCGGGCGGAGCGGGCAATCACGAGTACCTCGTGCGGCTCTCGGCGACTCACGGCATCGATCCGACAGAATGGGAGTCGCAGATCGCTGCGCTCGACTGA
- a CDS encoding iron-siderophore ABC transporter substrate-binding protein translates to MRSARRAILSTAALLGAAALLAGCASGPTGGADDAASAGEGFPVRIENSFGTTEIPAKPERVASIAWGNHDVAIALGVVPVGMAFSTYADDNGDGVLPWTYDALEELGAVGDDLPVLFDEVDGIDFEAVAETEPDLVLGAFSGLTEEDYDTLSEIAPTVSWPTAPFGTDWRETTLIDAEALGLEDEAQAKIDEVDALIDDTMAQYPDVVGKTVAYTWMDPSDTSQFYVYTPLDSRAAFMTDLGMEHAPSVVELGSEDESAFFVTLSAENADVLADADIIVSYGDADTLTTLQADPLIGAIPAIQRGSVVMIDDSTSLASATSSPTVLSIPWAIEDYAAAFGDAAAKVQ, encoded by the coding sequence GTGAGATCCGCCCGCCGCGCCATCCTGTCCACCGCCGCCCTGCTCGGCGCCGCCGCCCTGCTCGCCGGCTGTGCGAGCGGCCCCACCGGCGGGGCCGACGACGCGGCCTCCGCGGGCGAGGGATTCCCCGTCCGGATCGAGAACAGCTTCGGCACGACCGAGATCCCGGCGAAGCCGGAACGCGTCGCGAGCATCGCGTGGGGCAATCACGATGTCGCGATCGCCCTCGGCGTCGTGCCGGTCGGCATGGCCTTCTCGACCTACGCGGACGACAACGGCGACGGCGTGCTTCCGTGGACGTACGACGCGCTCGAGGAGCTCGGCGCGGTCGGCGACGACCTGCCCGTGCTCTTCGACGAGGTCGACGGCATCGACTTCGAGGCGGTGGCCGAGACCGAGCCCGACCTGGTGCTCGGCGCGTTCTCCGGTCTCACCGAGGAGGACTACGACACGCTCAGCGAGATCGCGCCGACCGTGTCGTGGCCGACCGCTCCGTTCGGCACCGATTGGCGGGAGACGACCCTCATCGATGCGGAGGCCCTCGGACTCGAGGACGAGGCGCAGGCGAAGATCGATGAGGTCGACGCGCTCATCGACGACACGATGGCGCAGTACCCGGACGTCGTCGGCAAGACCGTCGCCTACACCTGGATGGACCCGAGCGACACGAGCCAGTTCTACGTGTACACGCCGCTCGATTCGCGGGCGGCCTTCATGACCGACCTCGGCATGGAGCACGCCCCGAGCGTCGTGGAGCTCGGCTCCGAGGACGAGTCCGCGTTCTTCGTGACGCTGAGCGCCGAGAACGCCGACGTGCTGGCCGACGCCGACATCATCGTGAGCTACGGCGACGCCGACACCCTCACGACGCTGCAGGCCGACCCGCTCATCGGCGCCATCCCGGCCATCCAGCGCGGCTCCGTCGTGATGATCGACGACAGCACCTCGCTCGCCTCTGCCACCTCGTCGCCCACCGTGCTCTCGATCCCCTGGGCGATCGAGGACTACGCCGCGGCGTTCGGCGACGCGGCCGCGAAGGTGCAGTGA
- a CDS encoding iron chelate uptake ABC transporter family permease subunit: MSVIAAGRVRRRRRSLVVAVALAVVIVALFLLTLSVGRSITPLGEVLAVITGQDVPGASFTVGRLRLPRAVTAVLVGLALGLSGSLFQTMLRNPLASPDIIGISYGSSAAAVVAIALLGLGGPIVSVIAVVSGLAVAFAVYLLSYRGGILGSRLVLIGIAVGMMLLAVIDWVLTRADVYKANEALRWLTGSLNSSFWDDVYPLAVAVAVLVPAALVLGRRLEVLQLGDDSSTALGVPADGTRLFILIVAVGLTSVATAAAGPVAFVAFLSGPIAARLVPGRLPLVPAALVGAALVLAADFVGDRLLPISLPVGVITGAVGAPYLLWLLARSNRKGGRL; this comes from the coding sequence GTGAGCGTGATCGCGGCCGGTCGGGTGCGGCGGCGCCGCCGCTCGCTCGTCGTCGCCGTCGCGCTCGCCGTCGTCATCGTCGCGCTGTTCCTGCTCACCTTGAGCGTCGGCAGGTCGATCACGCCGCTCGGCGAGGTTCTCGCCGTCATCACGGGTCAGGACGTGCCCGGTGCGTCGTTCACCGTCGGCCGGCTGCGGTTGCCGCGCGCGGTGACCGCGGTGCTCGTCGGACTCGCGCTCGGGCTGTCGGGGTCCCTGTTCCAGACGATGCTGCGCAACCCGCTCGCGAGCCCCGACATCATCGGCATCAGCTACGGGTCGAGCGCCGCCGCGGTGGTCGCGATCGCGCTGCTCGGCCTGGGCGGACCGATCGTGTCGGTCATCGCCGTCGTGAGCGGACTCGCCGTCGCGTTCGCGGTGTACCTGCTGTCGTACCGGGGCGGCATCCTCGGCTCGCGGCTCGTGCTCATCGGGATCGCCGTCGGCATGATGCTGCTCGCCGTCATCGACTGGGTGCTCACCCGCGCCGACGTGTACAAGGCGAACGAGGCGCTGCGCTGGCTCACCGGCAGCCTCAACAGCTCATTCTGGGACGACGTGTATCCGCTCGCGGTCGCGGTCGCCGTGCTGGTCCCCGCCGCGCTGGTGCTCGGGCGCCGGCTCGAGGTGCTGCAGCTCGGCGACGACAGCTCCACCGCGCTGGGCGTGCCTGCGGACGGCACGCGGTTGTTCATCCTGATCGTCGCGGTGGGCCTCACCTCGGTCGCCACGGCGGCCGCGGGGCCGGTCGCGTTCGTCGCATTCCTCAGCGGCCCCATCGCGGCCCGGCTCGTGCCCGGACGGCTGCCTCTCGTGCCCGCCGCCCTCGTGGGGGCGGCGCTCGTGCTCGCCGCTGACTTCGTCGGGGACCGGCTGCTGCCGATCTCGCTGCCGGTCGGCGTGATCACCGGCGCGGTCGGTGCGCCCTATCTGCTCTGGCTGCTGGCCCGCTCGAATCGGAAAGGAGGGCGGTTGTGA
- a CDS encoding FecCD family ABC transporter permease encodes MTPTPSTTPAAPVTGRPASRRRRLLAGVAVGAGLLVVACALSLVLGSRTVSLDEVLGGLTDPDATGFGEAAVATRVPRTVLAVLVGAALGLAGAIMQGLTRNPLADPGILGVNLGSALAVVIGIAVFGIASVQEYVWFAFAGAAAASVLVYAIGSIGREGATPLKLALAGAAISAALSSFVSAVLLTRTDVFDVFRFWQVGGVGGADFGEMTHVLPFVGAGAVLAVLSIRSLDLLSLGDDLARGLGGRVGLARAGSGLAIVLLCGAATAIAGPIGFVGLVVPHAARFFTGPAHRWLLPYSALFGAVLLVAADVVGRVISRPSDIQVGIMTAVIGAPVFIWLIRRSKVREL; translated from the coding sequence GTGACACCCACTCCGTCGACCACGCCGGCCGCCCCCGTCACGGGGCGGCCGGCGTCGCGTCGACGGCGCCTGCTCGCCGGCGTCGCCGTGGGTGCGGGACTGCTCGTCGTCGCGTGCGCGCTCTCGCTCGTCTTGGGCTCGCGCACTGTCAGCCTCGACGAGGTGCTCGGCGGGCTCACGGACCCGGATGCGACCGGGTTCGGTGAGGCGGCCGTCGCGACCCGCGTGCCCCGCACGGTGCTCGCCGTGCTCGTCGGCGCGGCACTCGGTCTCGCCGGCGCCATCATGCAGGGTCTCACCCGCAACCCGCTGGCCGACCCGGGCATCCTCGGCGTCAACCTGGGCAGTGCCCTCGCGGTCGTCATCGGGATCGCGGTGTTCGGCATCGCATCGGTGCAGGAGTACGTCTGGTTCGCCTTCGCCGGCGCCGCCGCCGCATCCGTGCTCGTCTACGCGATCGGGTCGATCGGGCGTGAGGGCGCCACCCCGCTCAAGCTCGCCCTCGCCGGGGCGGCCATCTCCGCCGCGCTGTCGTCGTTCGTGAGCGCCGTGCTGCTCACCCGCACCGACGTGTTCGACGTGTTCCGGTTCTGGCAGGTGGGCGGCGTCGGCGGCGCCGACTTCGGCGAGATGACGCACGTGCTGCCGTTCGTCGGCGCCGGCGCGGTGCTCGCCGTGCTGAGCATTCGCAGCCTGGATCTGCTCTCGCTCGGCGACGACCTCGCTCGCGGACTCGGCGGACGGGTCGGGCTCGCCCGCGCCGGGTCCGGGCTCGCGATCGTGCTGTTGTGCGGGGCGGCGACGGCCATCGCCGGGCCCATCGGGTTCGTCGGCCTCGTCGTGCCGCACGCGGCACGGTTCTTCACCGGGCCCGCACACCGCTGGCTGTTGCCGTATTCGGCCCTGTTCGGCGCCGTGCTGCTCGTCGCGGCGGATGTGGTGGGTCGCGTCATCAGCCGCCCCAGCGACATCCAGGTCGGCATCATGACCGCCGTGATCGGCGCGCCCGTCTTCATCTGGCTCATCCGGCGTTCGAAGGTGCGGGAGCTGTGA
- a CDS encoding ABC transporter ATP-binding protein — MTVPAHALELSDVTLAYDDRTVVHELSLALPRGGVSVVVGANACGKSTLLRAMARLLAPREGTVLLDGRAIAELSTRDVARMLGLLPQTPVAPDGIAVADLVGRGRYPHQGWFRRWSAEDDAAVASALAATDTLELADRPVDELSGGQRQRVWIAMALAQQTDVLLLDEPTTFLDVTHQIEVLDLLTDLNRERGTTIVMVLHDLNLAARYATHLVAMRDGRLHSHGAPQDVVTEQMVLEVFGMRSRVIVDPVAGTPLVLPIGRHHADER, encoded by the coding sequence GTGACCGTCCCCGCGCATGCCCTCGAACTGAGCGACGTCACGCTCGCCTACGACGATCGCACCGTCGTGCACGAGCTCAGCCTCGCCCTGCCCCGCGGCGGGGTGAGCGTGGTCGTCGGCGCGAACGCGTGCGGCAAGTCGACGCTGCTGCGCGCCATGGCCCGCCTGCTCGCCCCCCGCGAGGGCACGGTGCTGCTCGACGGCCGGGCGATCGCCGAGCTGTCGACGCGCGATGTCGCCCGGATGCTCGGACTCCTGCCGCAGACGCCGGTGGCGCCCGACGGCATCGCGGTCGCCGATCTCGTGGGCCGCGGACGATATCCGCATCAGGGATGGTTCCGCCGCTGGAGCGCGGAGGACGACGCCGCGGTCGCGAGCGCGCTCGCGGCGACGGACACGCTCGAACTCGCCGATCGGCCGGTCGACGAGTTGTCCGGCGGTCAGCGGCAGCGGGTGTGGATCGCGATGGCGCTCGCGCAGCAGACGGATGTGCTGCTGCTCGACGAGCCCACGACCTTCCTCGACGTGACCCACCAGATCGAGGTGCTCGACCTGCTCACCGACCTCAACCGGGAGCGCGGCACGACGATCGTCATGGTGCTGCATGACCTCAACCTCGCGGCGCGCTATGCGACGCACCTCGTGGCGATGCGCGACGGGCGACTGCACTCGCACGGCGCACCGCAGGACGTCGTGACCGAGCAGATGGTGCTCGAGGTGTTCGGGATGCGCTCGCGGGTCATCGTCGACCCGGTCGCGGGCACTCCGCTCGTGCTGCCGATCGGCCGGCACCACGCCGACGAGCGCTGA
- the iolC gene encoding 5-dehydro-2-deoxygluconokinase: MSSPPVVDHLDVLAIGRLGVDLYPLQDGVGLEDVSSFGKYLGGSAANVSVAAARYGRSVALISRTGDDPFGRYLRRELTRLRVSDRYLGVEPSLNTPITFCEIFPPDDFPLYFYRDPIAPDLTVPAEDLDLDAVREAGLYWSTVTGLSREPSRSTHFAAWEARGRRRHTVLDLDYRPMFWASADEARAQVGLALEHVTVAVGNREECEIAVGETDPERAADALLERGVELAVVKQGPKGVLAKTRDERVEVAPFAVDVVNGLGAGDAFGGALCHGLLAGEGLERIMRRANAAGAIVAGRRECSTAMPDPAEVDGLLARAAADV, encoded by the coding sequence TTGAGTTCACCGCCCGTCGTCGACCACCTCGACGTCCTCGCCATCGGTCGTCTCGGCGTCGACCTCTACCCGCTGCAAGACGGAGTGGGTCTCGAAGACGTCTCCTCCTTCGGCAAGTACCTCGGCGGGTCCGCCGCCAACGTGTCGGTCGCCGCGGCCCGCTACGGCCGCTCGGTGGCGCTCATCTCGCGCACGGGCGACGACCCCTTCGGCAGGTACCTGCGGCGCGAACTGACGCGGCTCCGCGTCTCCGACCGCTACCTCGGCGTCGAGCCCTCGCTCAACACGCCCATCACGTTCTGCGAGATCTTCCCGCCCGACGACTTCCCGCTCTACTTCTACCGCGACCCGATCGCGCCCGACCTCACGGTGCCGGCGGAGGATCTCGATCTCGACGCCGTGCGCGAGGCGGGCCTCTACTGGTCGACCGTCACCGGGCTCAGCCGGGAACCCAGCCGTTCCACGCACTTCGCGGCGTGGGAGGCGAGGGGACGACGCCGTCACACGGTGCTCGATCTCGACTACCGGCCCATGTTCTGGGCGAGCGCCGACGAGGCGCGCGCGCAGGTGGGCCTCGCGCTCGAGCACGTCACCGTCGCCGTGGGCAATCGCGAGGAATGCGAGATCGCGGTGGGGGAGACCGATCCCGAGCGGGCCGCCGACGCGCTCCTCGAGCGCGGGGTCGAGCTCGCCGTCGTGAAGCAGGGCCCCAAGGGCGTGCTCGCGAAGACCCGCGACGAACGTGTCGAGGTCGCTCCGTTCGCGGTCGACGTCGTCAACGGCCTCGGCGCCGGTGACGCCTTCGGCGGCGCGCTGTGTCACGGGCTGCTGGCCGGAGAGGGACTCGAGCGCATCATGCGCCGAGCGAATGCGGCCGGCGCGATCGTCGCCGGACGGCGCGAGTGCTCCACGGCGATGCCGGACCCGGCCGAGGTCGACGGGCTTCTCGCACGGGCGGCCGCAGATGTCTGA
- a CDS encoding NAD kinase: MGSDDRRILVVAHTGREDSLRAGAETCRRLLDAGVGVVVPESDRDDLVAADPALSATAVFGRDASAGDLELAIVLGGDGTILRAAELTRGSSVPLLGVNLGHVGFLAESERDDLEATLARALDRDYLVEERMTLWVRVKVDAEVVYETWALNEATVEKASRERMLEVVIEVDGRPLSSFGCDGVVMATPTGSTAYSFSAGGPVVWPSLEAMVLVPLSAHALFARPLVVGPDSSLAVEVVHRNQGTGVLWCDGRRTHDLPPGARVVVRRSPTPVRLARLRPGPFTDRLVGKFSLPVAGWRGPVGDEGMRP; the protein is encoded by the coding sequence ATGGGTTCGGACGACCGGCGCATCCTCGTCGTCGCGCACACCGGCCGGGAGGACTCCCTGCGCGCGGGCGCCGAGACGTGCCGCCGGCTGCTCGACGCGGGCGTCGGGGTCGTGGTGCCCGAGTCCGACCGCGACGACCTCGTCGCCGCCGACCCGGCGCTGTCGGCGACCGCCGTCTTCGGTCGCGACGCGTCCGCGGGTGACCTCGAACTCGCGATCGTGCTCGGCGGCGACGGCACGATCCTGCGCGCCGCGGAACTGACCCGCGGCTCGTCCGTGCCGCTTCTCGGCGTCAACCTCGGTCACGTCGGCTTCCTCGCCGAGAGCGAGCGCGACGACCTCGAGGCGACGCTCGCCCGCGCGCTCGACCGCGACTACCTCGTCGAGGAGCGCATGACACTCTGGGTGCGGGTCAAGGTCGACGCCGAGGTCGTCTACGAGACCTGGGCCCTCAACGAGGCGACCGTCGAGAAGGCGAGCCGCGAGCGGATGCTCGAGGTCGTCATCGAGGTCGACGGGCGACCGCTCTCGAGCTTCGGCTGCGACGGCGTCGTCATGGCGACCCCCACCGGGTCGACCGCCTACTCGTTCTCCGCCGGCGGACCGGTCGTCTGGCCGAGTCTCGAGGCCATGGTGCTCGTGCCGCTCTCCGCGCACGCCCTCTTCGCGCGGCCCCTCGTCGTCGGTCCCGACTCGTCGCTCGCCGTCGAGGTCGTGCACCGCAATCAGGGCACCGGCGTGCTCTGGTGCGACGGTCGGCGCACCCACGACCTCCCGCCGGGCGCTCGCGTCGTCGTGCGACGCTCACCCACCCCGGTGCGCCTCGCCCGATTGCGGCCCGGCCCCTTCACCGACCGGCTGGTCGGCAAGTTCTCCCTCCCGGTCGCCGGGTGGCGCGGTCCCGTCGGCGACGAGGGGATGCGTCCGTGA
- the recN gene encoding DNA repair protein RecN: protein MIEEIDIRDLGVIGRATLPLGPGFTALTGETGAGKTMVVTALGLLLGARADAASVRSGSDGAVVEGRWIVPPDGPVAERVRDAGGQLDDAGNAGAELILARSVSSEGRSRATVGGRTSPVGVLAELGERLVVVHGQSDQVRLRSSTAQREALDRFGGAELAAALAAYRDAFTRWQSLRGELDVLEAERDDRAREAEELRAALEEIERVAPQRGEDDELAARAERLSNLEDLRLAAAQAHEYLSSQALDDTPDVSTLIDAARRAVDRVSAHDAQLQPLAEALAAVSFQVAEISTDLAGYLAGLDTDSGRELEIVQERRAELASLVRKYGDSLDDVIDRLDSGSGRLLELDTDEERIETLRTGVEAEHARVIELGERVSALRRDAAERLAERVTAELGALAMPDARLSVTVTDRADHGATGKDDVAILLQPHPGAEPRPLGRGASGGELSRVMLAIEVVVAADDPVPTFVFDEVDAGVGGASAIEIGRRLARLAANAQVIVVTHLAQVAAFATNHLRVVKDGDGSVTTSSVQQLTGDERAAEMARLLSGLPDSESGLAHARELLDLARSTAA, encoded by the coding sequence GTGATCGAGGAGATCGACATCCGCGATCTCGGCGTCATCGGTCGTGCGACCCTGCCGCTCGGTCCCGGATTCACCGCCCTCACCGGCGAGACCGGTGCGGGCAAGACGATGGTCGTGACCGCGCTCGGCCTGCTGCTCGGCGCGCGCGCCGACGCCGCATCCGTGCGTTCGGGCAGCGACGGCGCCGTCGTCGAGGGGCGCTGGATCGTCCCCCCGGACGGTCCGGTCGCCGAACGCGTGCGCGACGCCGGCGGGCAGCTCGACGACGCCGGGAACGCGGGCGCCGAGCTCATCCTCGCGCGCTCCGTCTCGAGCGAGGGACGCAGCCGCGCCACGGTCGGCGGACGCACGAGCCCCGTCGGCGTGCTCGCCGAACTCGGGGAACGCCTCGTGGTCGTGCACGGGCAGTCGGATCAGGTGCGCCTGCGCTCCTCGACCGCTCAGCGCGAGGCCCTCGACCGGTTCGGGGGCGCCGAGCTGGCGGCGGCGCTCGCCGCGTACCGCGATGCGTTCACGCGCTGGCAGTCGCTGCGCGGCGAACTCGACGTGCTCGAGGCGGAGCGAGACGACCGGGCCCGCGAAGCGGAGGAGCTGCGCGCCGCCCTCGAGGAGATCGAACGCGTGGCGCCTCAGCGCGGCGAGGACGACGAGCTCGCCGCCCGCGCCGAACGGCTCAGCAACCTCGAGGACCTCCGGCTCGCCGCCGCGCAGGCGCACGAGTACCTGTCGTCGCAGGCTCTCGACGACACCCCCGACGTGTCGACGCTCATCGACGCCGCGCGGCGCGCGGTCGACCGGGTGAGCGCACACGACGCGCAACTGCAGCCGCTCGCCGAGGCGCTCGCCGCGGTGTCGTTCCAGGTGGCTGAGATCTCCACCGATCTCGCCGGCTACCTCGCGGGGCTCGACACGGACTCCGGGCGCGAACTCGAGATCGTGCAGGAGCGGCGGGCAGAGCTCGCCTCCCTCGTGCGCAAGTACGGCGACTCCCTCGACGACGTCATCGACCGACTCGACAGCGGGAGCGGCCGGCTGCTCGAGCTCGACACCGACGAGGAGCGCATCGAGACGCTGCGCACCGGGGTCGAGGCGGAGCACGCCCGCGTGATCGAGCTCGGCGAACGGGTGAGCGCGCTGCGGCGGGATGCCGCGGAGCGCTTGGCGGAACGCGTCACCGCCGAACTCGGGGCGCTCGCGATGCCGGATGCCCGGCTGAGCGTGACCGTCACCGATCGCGCCGACCACGGCGCAACGGGCAAGGACGACGTCGCGATCCTGCTGCAGCCGCATCCGGGCGCCGAACCTCGGCCGCTCGGGCGGGGCGCGTCGGGCGGGGAGCTGTCGCGCGTCATGCTCGCGATCGAGGTGGTCGTCGCGGCCGACGACCCCGTGCCGACCTTCGTGTTCGACGAGGTCGACGCCGGCGTCGGCGGAGCGAGCGCGATCGAGATCGGCCGACGGCTCGCCCGCCTCGCCGCGAACGCGCAGGTGATCGTCGTCACCCACCTCGCGCAGGTCGCCGCGTTCGCGACGAACCACCTGCGTGTGGTGAAGGACGGCGACGGGAGCGTGACCACCTCGAGCGTGCAGCAGCTCACCGGCGACGAACGCGCCGCCGAGATGGCGCGCCTGCTGAGCGGGTTGCCCGACTCGGAGAGCGGCCTCGCCCACGCCCGCGAGCTGCTGGACCTCGCGCGGTCCACCGCCGCCTGA